The sequence below is a genomic window from Aspergillus nidulans FGSC A4 chromosome V.
GTCTCTCTTCTCATTCTTGAACATTGCGGGACTCTACAGTTACTCGTCCTCCCTCGTTGATCTCACCAAGCGAAAGCAGTTAGTAAGCCATGTGAAACTCCTCATTTCGGGATGTTTCTTTGCGATAGCTACCGCTGTGCGCAGTAATGGCATCCTCAGCGGGATTCTTCTAGCATATGACGCTCTTAACCAAGCATATGAGGTGGTCGCTCGCCGTTCGCCCAGAGCAGCCGCCCGTCTGTGCTTCGTCATTACGAGCGGCTGCATCGTCGCCCTGGGGTTTGTTATTCCTCAGTACTTAGCGTACACCGCATACTGCTCGAATGATAGCCTCTCCCGACCCTGGTGTCACTCCCTTGTCCCAAGCATTTATGGCTGGGTCCAGGCTCATTACTGGTAAGTTCTTGAGAAGTTTGCTCCAGATTTAGCTACATGTTAATATGCGAACAGGGGCGTGGGATTATTCCGATACTGGACAGTGTCAaatcttcctcttttcctaCTCGCTTTGCCAATGCTGCTTATTCTCTTTCAGTCCTGCTTCTGGACTCTGCGCGCAGGAGCTCCCTGCTGGCTTAAAAACTCTGCTGAAGCCGGTCGTCTTCATTTGCCCGATTCCTCAGCCCAATTGCTTAAACAACTCGCTGTGGTCCAGCTCGTGCTTGCGACAATGGCTTTAACTAGTTATCATGTTCAGATCATTAACCGGATTTCGTCTGGGTACCCTCTGTGGTATTGGTATCTTGCTAACCAAGCTTTGGAAATCCCAAATCGATAAAGGTCCGTGGCCAGATATAGCAGTCTGTTCCTGGTGAGCTTACAAGCAATGGTAATTTATGCACTTGTTCAAGGCGTTCTTTTtgcctcttttcttcctccggCTTGAAGCGTTGCAGGTCGTGCATTGTTCTCTGGGACAGGCTTTTGATAGTCTATTCTCGCATTATACCCACATGCTTAATAATTATGACTAAATTGTCTTTATTTTAGTCATTCTAGGTCTTCACGGCGTTATTTGAATAGACTCTACATAAATCACCATGCAAAAAGCTCAGCAATTGTGGTTGCGAAAGTCTTCAGTGAGGTAGTGACTTACGCTCTCCTGTCTGCCCACAGGTCTTAACCAACACGGTCTTCCAGGCCGCTAGGAGGTAATCATATAACCACTTCTGAGCCTTTTGTAATAGATTCAGTTTCTCCCACTTCTGTTGTGTCCCTTGCGAAACTATTGCATCTTGACATCATTTCTGTACTTAGATAGTGAGCTAGCTCAGGTGGCAAAGGTGGACGGATGACCCCGTCTTTCACGAGTATAGCATCCTAAGACAGGAGGGGGTGGCGAATGAGATTATTGCCCCAGATATATTTTTTGGTGAATGTTTAGAGGTGCGATTTAGAAACATTTATACGGTGCTAGGGGTAGCTTGTGTGTCAGCTTCTACCTACTTAGACAGAACATGCTTAACTCTCCCACGACGAGGATCGAACTTGTAAGCTGGAGATAAAGCGGGCTTGTGTGGGGCGCTGGGCCAGACTAGGCTGCGAGCTCTGTTACGTAGGTAGCATTATGTCATCAGCAGCCTGACACCACAAGCCGAGACTTATGGCTGTCTTCTACTGTCGTGCGTGAGCTTCTTTTATCCTCAATTTTCCAGCTCCCAACTCTGTGTAGAATAGGGGGCTTTTGCGAACCGAATTTTACCTGCTTGGGCTAATTTCCTGGCTATACCCCTTCCACGATTGGTATCATTGCTGTATTCCTTTCGATCGCACTGCTAGACCAGGTCTATTGGGATTCGTCCAATGCGAATAAACGACCTACAGCAGGCTACTGTCGGTTAACGGTGATTATACTCTAACTTCTGGATTCGAGCTCTATGAGTCAATGTATAGCGCTGCTTGTTGTACCGTCACTTTGACATCCGTGTAGCTGACATCAGTGTTATGATAGAGCTTTCCCGCATCTCCCGAATTCTTAACATCCGCACACACAGCAATCGTCGCACAAGCTGCAGATTATGGACAATCCAAACTCTAAAACTATATTAACACCGGACAATTTCCATAATGTACATACGATTTCACGAGCCACATCCCCGGGTGGTGGACCTGACGGCGTCAACGGAGACGGCGAGCCTAAAGCACGAGTCCGACCACGCACATATCCTTACTTCAAGTACCTGCCATATCAGACAGAGGATGAGGCCCAGCGGGCACGATATCTTCGAGACATACTGACCCAGCTCTATATTGCGGTGGAATCGGGCGATTTCAGTCCTGGTGCGGTGCACTGGACACGGGAGCTGAGAGCATGGCTATCGCTCAAGTTTGACCCGACCCGCAGTGACCGGATCAAGCTTGTTAAGCTGTACTATGAGCTCTCTCTAGCTCCCGGCATCGACCCCAACGTCGCCGAGCGTTTTTCGAGCATGTTCATGCTTCTCACAAAGTGAGTGCAACTCTATCTTGCAGGTATTTTACGCATGCCAATGCTGACATAGTCCCAGACGCAAGCATTACCTAAGGCCAATTAAGGACCTGACGTTGGACTGGAGACCTCTGTACAGAGAACTCAAAGCATTCGTTCTCCCAACAGAATCTGGCCTCGTACATTCTTCGAACCTCAAGCGGAATGTCAAGACTTTGACAAAGCTCTGCGCATTTATCCAGCTCTACGTTGATCCTTGTGAGCTTCCAGCCATGCTGGAGGAGTTCCTTCCGCATTACAGCACCTCTTTCTCAGAAGGCGCGTTTGTCGTAGTCGGACTAATCAATTTGCTTGCTCCCACAACCCCACCACCGGAGTCAAGAGAGGATTTACTACCGCAGCATTATATGCCAACATACTTCCATCTTTGGTCCTTGGTTAGCCGGTCAAAAACTTTTGATCAGACGTTCctcgacttcttctcccgACTGGCGCGGGACTCATTGCCTGCTGGACATATTCCGTTTTCTGAATATGGCCTCTTCACCAAAGAGCAATCTTCTCTTATTTTCACAGCCATCCTGAGGCTCCTGGAAATTCCAGTTGGGCAGTCGAGCTCCCCCTACAGTGCGCTGGTTGATATATCCTCTGGATTGGGGATAATGCTTGATCGCGACTCTCGGAAGCATCCAGTTGCACATCACATTGCTAGGTGGATCGTTATGTCTCTATCACCAGCATGTCTTGACAAGGAAGAATCAATCTTGAGCCAGCTC
It includes:
- a CDS encoding uncharacterized protein (transcript_id=CADANIAT00003466); translated protein: MFCLISQGTQQKWEKLNLLQKAQKWLYDYLLAAWKTVLVKTCGQTGEQSIQITP